The Vibrio diazotrophicus DNA window AGAGTGGATTTCAGTTCTTATAGAAGCGCTTGAAGCTGGGATGGATATCGCAGCCGGACTGCATAACAAATTGGCAGACATTCCTGAGCTTGTTGAGTGTGCGAAAAAGAACGGTTGTGCACTTTATGATGTTCGTTACCCAACACAGTCTTATCCTGTTGCGAATGGTAAAAAGCGCCCAGGAAAACGTGTTCTGACAGTAGGAACAGACTGCTCTGTTGGCAAAATGTACACCTCACTTGCAATAGAAAAAGAGATGAAAGAGCGTGGTGTTGACGCTGATTTTCGCGCTACTGGTCAAACGGGTATTCTGATTACCGGAGCTGGTGTCAGTGCAGACTGTGTCGTTGCAGACTTTATTGCTGGAGCAATTGAAACCATTACACCAGAAAACGATCCACAACACTGGGACGTTATTGAAGGTCAGGGCTCGTTATTCCATGCTTCATTTGCGGGGGTTACAACGGGTCTAATTCATGGTTCACAAGCTGACGCTCTGGTACTTTGTCATGAACCAACTCGCACACATATGCGTGGATTGCCTGACTATCAGTTACCAGACCTTAAAGTGTGTATGGAAGCGAATATTGCCACAGCTCGTTTAACTAACCCAGCGGCTAAGTTCGTAGGT harbors:
- the dgcN gene encoding N-acetyltransferase DgcN, with the protein product MELKQPYLLFLGDAADSLAAKVAQGIKTWRPEYCVGQLRLEACNADVGLQDLTVAQAKAAGAQTLVIGVANRGGVISKEWISVLIEALEAGMDIAAGLHNKLADIPELVECAKKNGCALYDVRYPTQSYPVANGKKRPGKRVLTVGTDCSVGKMYTSLAIEKEMKERGVDADFRATGQTGILITGAGVSADCVVADFIAGAIETITPENDPQHWDVIEGQGSLFHASFAGVTTGLIHGSQADALVLCHEPTRTHMRGLPDYQLPDLKVCMEANIATARLTNPAAKFVGVSINTSGLSESDAVAYMDKVESEIGLPVVDPFRQGVARIVDKLLEL